A single genomic interval of Agromyces cerinus harbors:
- a CDS encoding metal ABC transporter substrate-binding protein, translating into MTTRTSAFRRLPATLAGGAVLAVSAVALAGCTAPAASGASGDGPEIVATTTQVGDFARELVGDGAAVTQLLSPGQSAHSFDPSAAQLLALSRADALVVNGGGLESWLDDAVQASGFDGVLIDASTGIELHGTDDHDGEAHDEADAHDEADAHDEADVHDEAEATDAAEDDHAEHDEADHDHGAGNPHIWTDPELAEHMVENIADGLAEVPGVDAAAIAQNETDYLAKLDALDEWISENVETVPVAERLLVTNHDAFTYFIDAYDVTFVGSVIPSFDDNAEPSAAEIDALVDRIRATGATAVFSEASISPKAAETIAAEAGVTVYSGPDALYGDSLGVEGSEGATYLGSQLHNARLILESWGVTPTALPEALQG; encoded by the coding sequence ATGACCACTCGAACCAGTGCCTTCCGTCGACTGCCCGCGACCCTCGCCGGCGGCGCGGTGCTGGCCGTGTCGGCCGTGGCGCTCGCGGGGTGCACGGCACCCGCGGCATCCGGTGCCTCTGGTGACGGCCCCGAGATCGTGGCGACGACGACCCAGGTCGGCGACTTCGCCCGCGAACTCGTCGGCGACGGCGCCGCAGTCACCCAGCTCCTCTCCCCCGGCCAGAGCGCCCACAGCTTCGACCCCTCGGCGGCGCAGCTGCTCGCACTCTCGCGGGCCGACGCCCTCGTCGTCAACGGCGGCGGGCTCGAGAGTTGGCTCGACGACGCGGTGCAGGCCTCAGGGTTCGACGGCGTGCTCATCGACGCGAGCACCGGCATCGAGCTCCACGGCACCGACGACCACGACGGCGAGGCGCACGACGAAGCCGATGCGCACGACGAAGCCGATGCGCACGACGAAGCCGATGTCCACGACGAAGCCGAGGCGACGGATGCCGCGGAGGACGACCACGCCGAGCACGACGAGGCCGACCACGACCACGGCGCGGGCAATCCCCACATCTGGACCGACCCCGAGCTCGCCGAGCACATGGTCGAGAACATCGCCGACGGGCTCGCGGAGGTGCCGGGCGTCGATGCCGCCGCCATCGCGCAGAACGAGACCGACTACCTGGCGAAGCTCGACGCGCTCGACGAGTGGATCAGCGAGAACGTCGAGACCGTGCCGGTCGCCGAACGGCTGCTCGTGACGAACCACGACGCGTTCACCTACTTCATCGACGCCTACGACGTCACGTTCGTCGGCAGCGTCATCCCGAGCTTCGACGACAACGCCGAGCCGAGCGCGGCCGAGATCGACGCCCTCGTCGACCGCATCCGGGCGACCGGCGCCACGGCCGTGTTCTCCGAGGCCTCCATCTCGCCGAAGGCCGCCGAGACCATCGCCGCCGAGGCCGGCGTCACGGTGTACTCGGGCCCCGATGCGCTGTACGGCGACTCGCTCGGCGTCGAGGGCAGCGAGGGTGCCACGTACCTCGGCAGCCAGCTGCACAATGCGCGACTGATCCTCGAATCGTGGGGCGTCACGCCTACCGCGCTGCCCGAGGCACTGCAAGGATGA
- a CDS encoding metal ABC transporter ATP-binding protein: MNDSPVLRLRGAAFTHPGGTGVSGLDLDIAPGEAVALIGPNGAGKSTLLKGVLGLVPRTAGTIEFGARTPDAAAEQSHAASGMVGFLPQSADLDPDFPISVEQVVMQGRYRGLGLLRWPGRADRAAVRDALETVGLAELAKRPFGELSGGQRQRGLLARALASDPRLLLLDEPFNGLDQPNRDALVDTLRALKSRGVAVLVSTHDLDLARRVCDSVVLVNRTQLASGPVDDVLTLGNVQECFEGVEVEIDEHTLVVPGHEGH; the protein is encoded by the coding sequence ATGAACGACTCCCCCGTGCTGCGCCTTCGCGGCGCCGCGTTCACCCACCCCGGAGGCACGGGAGTCAGCGGACTCGACCTCGACATCGCGCCCGGTGAGGCCGTCGCGCTCATCGGTCCGAACGGTGCGGGCAAGTCGACCCTGCTGAAGGGCGTGCTCGGTCTCGTGCCGCGCACGGCCGGCACGATCGAGTTCGGTGCGCGCACGCCGGATGCCGCCGCCGAACAATCGCATGCCGCAAGCGGCATGGTCGGATTCCTGCCGCAGTCGGCCGACCTCGACCCCGACTTCCCGATCAGTGTCGAGCAGGTCGTGATGCAGGGTCGCTACCGCGGACTCGGGCTCCTCCGCTGGCCCGGCCGTGCCGATCGGGCCGCCGTGCGCGACGCGCTCGAGACGGTCGGCCTCGCCGAGCTCGCGAAGCGGCCGTTCGGCGAGCTCTCGGGCGGGCAGCGCCAGCGGGGGCTCCTCGCCCGAGCACTGGCCTCCGATCCTCGCCTGCTGCTGCTCGACGAGCCCTTCAACGGCCTCGATCAGCCCAATCGCGACGCGCTCGTCGACACCCTGCGCGCGCTCAAGTCCCGCGGCGTCGCCGTGCTCGTCTCGACGCACGACCTCGATCTCGCACGTCGAGTGTGCGACTCGGTTGTGCTCGTCAACCGCACGCAGCTCGCGAGCGGTCCGGTCGACGACGTGCTCACGCTCGGCAACGTACAGGAATGCTTCGAGGGCGTCGAGGTCGAGATCGACGAGCACACCCTCGTCGTTCCCGGGCACGAGGGCCACTGA